One window of Nymphaea colorata isolate Beijing-Zhang1983 chromosome 1, ASM883128v2, whole genome shotgun sequence genomic DNA carries:
- the LOC116264401 gene encoding protein SEEDLING PLASTID DEVELOPMENT 1 isoform X1: MFSCQFPPSSLPPNSIHTFHLHSRLHLKAPPLLRSPFPLSRCNLPSSAPLTPSSDVPCRTAIFALSCAKNNHHGSAGSAVSASGFEAELDRLLELLPDSMRAKLREHPEFLDLIEVVMDLGRRPLARFPSGDFFLSETPVNFLDLQQATSLVGDFADDNRAGISRTLHRVSAIRNRKGVIVGLTCRVGRAVTGSANMVRDLVKDGASLLLIGPPGVGKTTLIREIARMLADDYSKRVMIVDTSNEIGGDGDIPHAGIGGARRMQVPNADMQHKVLIEAVENHMPQVIVIDEIGTKLEALAASTIAQRGIQLVATAHGVTFENLVMNPSLDILVGGIQSVTLGDEEATRRGVQKSILERKGPATFNCGVEIMSKTELRVHRNLEETVDSLLAGRFPTYEVRCLNAKPFTREGPSTLNSEISHDATTWKQKRTITDDNNCEIDGRDIAREEPIAENTTNTVKDSYTKNIHIYLYVYGLVESNILQALKLLQLEDLVNLTDDISKANALLALQSKLKNSRIQGVARSLDIPIHATKSSSATHITKAINKIMSELSYDFDYGSKLTDEPDGTSPEKVDALEEARLAIEHIVIPKGQQVELLPRPTKIIAMQMDLVKSYRLSSEKVGKEHKMRLRILPYHGKEVGANEPGNESENDVDTNSTGYTKSSPDIDRLPILPN, from the exons ATGTTCTCCTGCCAATTCCCGCCATCGTCTCTCCCGCCCAATTCAATCCATACTTTCCACCTTCATTCTCGTCTCCATCTGAAAGCGCCACCTCTCCTCCGTTCACCCTTCCCTCTGAGCCGTTGCAATCTCCCTTCCTCGGCCCCTCTTACCCCTTCTTCTGACGTACCATGTCGTACTGCTATCTTCGCACTCTCGTGCGCCAAGAACAACCACCATGGTTCTGCCGGTTCGGCGGTATCGGCGAGCGGTTTCGAGGCGGAGTTGGATCGGCTCTTGGAGCTTCTGCCTGATTCTATGCGAGCGAAGCTGCGCGAGCACCCTGAATTCCTTGACTTGATCGAGGTGGTAATGGATTTGGGCCGGCGGCCGCTCGCCCGGTTCCCTTCCGGCGATTTCTTCCTCTCCGAGACGCCTGTCAATTTCTTAGACTTGCAGCAAGCCACATCCTTG GTTGGTGATTTTGCTGATGACAACCGTGCTGGAATCAGTCGAACCTTACATCGTGTAAGCGCTATAAGAAACCGGAAGGGTGTAATTGTAGGTTTGACCTGTCGAGTTGGAAGAGCAGTGACTGGCAGTGCAAATATGGTGCGGGACTTGGTAAAAGATGGAGCTTCTCTATTACTAATTGGCCCACCTGGTGTTGGAAAAACCACGCTCATTAG AGAAATTGCTAGAATGCTGGCTGATGATTATAGCAAACGGGTCATGATTGTTGATACATCAAATGAAATAGGCGGTGATGGAGATATTCCTCATGCAGGTATTGGTGGTGCTCGCAGAATGCAAGTTCCAAATGCTGATATGCAACATAAG GTTTTGATCGAAGCAGTGGAGAACCACATGCCTCAAGTGATTGTAATAGATGAAATAGGTACTAAGCTTGAGGCACTTGCAGCCAGTACAATTGCCCAGCGTGGAATTCAGCTTGTTGCAACAGCTCATGGCGTGACATTTGAGAACTTAGTCATGAACCCTTCTTTGGACATTCTTGTGGGAGGAATACAA AGTGTGACACTTGGCGATGAAGAGGCCACAAGGAGAGGCGTCCAAAAGTCCATCCTTGAGAGAAAAGGCCCAGCAACATTTAACTGTGGTGTGGAAATTATGTCAAAAACTGAGCTGCGAGTCCATCGTAATCTGGAAGAAACAGTTGATAGTCTTCTTGCGG GTCGTTTCCCCACTTATGAGGTCCGCTGCCTAAATGCAAAACCATTTACACGTGAAGGGCCTAGTACTCTGAACAGTGAAATTTCACATGATGCAACAAcctggaaacaaaaaagaactaTTACTGATGATAATAATTGTGAGATAGATGGCAGGGATATTGCACGTGAGGAACCTATTGCTGAAAATACGACAAATACGGTGAAGGATTCCTACACAAAGAACATCCACATCTATCTTTATGTATACGGG CTTGTTGAGTCAAACATTCTGCAAGCACTCAAACTTCTACAGCTTGAGGACCTCGTAAATCTAACTGATGATATAAGCAAAGCAAATGCGTTGCTTGCCTTGCAATCCAAGCTGAAGAATTCACGCATCCAAGGAGTAGCAAGATCCCTTGACATTCCCATTCATGCAACAAAG TCATCATCTGCTACGCATATAACAAAAgctataaataaaataatgagtGAACTGTCTTATGACTTCGATTATGGAAGCAAGCTTACTGATGAACCTGATGGCACATCACCTGAGAAAGTTGATGCCCTAGAG GAAGCCAGACTAGCCATCGAGCACATTGTAATCCCGAAAGGACAGCAGGTGGAACTGCTTCCAAGACCAACAAAGATCATTGCCATGCAAATGGATCTTGTAAAAAGTTACCGGCTAAGTTCAGAGAAAGTTGGAAAGGAGCACAAAATGCGACTGAGAATTCTTCCATATCACGGGAAAGAAGTTGGTGCCAATGAACCTGGTAACGAATCTGAAAATGATGTGGACACTAACAGTACCGGTTACACAAAAAGTAGTCCTGACATAGACAGACTGCCAATTTTGCCGAATTAG
- the LOC116264401 gene encoding protein SEEDLING PLASTID DEVELOPMENT 1 isoform X2, with amino-acid sequence MFSCQFPPSSLPPNSIHTFHLHSRLHLKAPPLLRSPFPLSRCNLPSSAPLTPSSDVPCRTAIFALSCAKNNHHGSAGSAVSASGFEAELDRLLELLPDSMRAKLREHPEFLDLIEVVMDLGRRPLARFPSGDFFLSETPVNFLDLQQATSLVGDFADDNRAGISRTLHRVSAIRNRKGVIVGLTCRVGRAVTGSANMVRDLVKDGASLLLIGPPGVGKTTLIREIARMLADDYSKRVMIVDTSNEIGGDGDIPHAGIGGARRMQVPNADMQHKVLIEAVENHMPQVIVIDEIGTKLEALAASTIAQRGIQLVATAHGVTFENLVMNPSLDILVGGIQSVTLGDEEATRRGVQKSILERKGPATFNCGVEIMSKTELRVHRNLEETVDSLLAGRFPTYEVRCLNAKPFTREGPSTLNSEISHDATTWKQKRTITDDNNCEIDGRDIAREEPIAENTTNTVKDSYTKNIHIYLYVYGLVESNILQALKLLQLEDLVNLTDDISKANALLALQSKLKNSRIQGVARSLDIPIHATKEARLAIEHIVIPKGQQVELLPRPTKIIAMQMDLVKSYRLSSEKVGKEHKMRLRILPYHGKEVGANEPGNESENDVDTNSTGYTKSSPDIDRLPILPN; translated from the exons ATGTTCTCCTGCCAATTCCCGCCATCGTCTCTCCCGCCCAATTCAATCCATACTTTCCACCTTCATTCTCGTCTCCATCTGAAAGCGCCACCTCTCCTCCGTTCACCCTTCCCTCTGAGCCGTTGCAATCTCCCTTCCTCGGCCCCTCTTACCCCTTCTTCTGACGTACCATGTCGTACTGCTATCTTCGCACTCTCGTGCGCCAAGAACAACCACCATGGTTCTGCCGGTTCGGCGGTATCGGCGAGCGGTTTCGAGGCGGAGTTGGATCGGCTCTTGGAGCTTCTGCCTGATTCTATGCGAGCGAAGCTGCGCGAGCACCCTGAATTCCTTGACTTGATCGAGGTGGTAATGGATTTGGGCCGGCGGCCGCTCGCCCGGTTCCCTTCCGGCGATTTCTTCCTCTCCGAGACGCCTGTCAATTTCTTAGACTTGCAGCAAGCCACATCCTTG GTTGGTGATTTTGCTGATGACAACCGTGCTGGAATCAGTCGAACCTTACATCGTGTAAGCGCTATAAGAAACCGGAAGGGTGTAATTGTAGGTTTGACCTGTCGAGTTGGAAGAGCAGTGACTGGCAGTGCAAATATGGTGCGGGACTTGGTAAAAGATGGAGCTTCTCTATTACTAATTGGCCCACCTGGTGTTGGAAAAACCACGCTCATTAG AGAAATTGCTAGAATGCTGGCTGATGATTATAGCAAACGGGTCATGATTGTTGATACATCAAATGAAATAGGCGGTGATGGAGATATTCCTCATGCAGGTATTGGTGGTGCTCGCAGAATGCAAGTTCCAAATGCTGATATGCAACATAAG GTTTTGATCGAAGCAGTGGAGAACCACATGCCTCAAGTGATTGTAATAGATGAAATAGGTACTAAGCTTGAGGCACTTGCAGCCAGTACAATTGCCCAGCGTGGAATTCAGCTTGTTGCAACAGCTCATGGCGTGACATTTGAGAACTTAGTCATGAACCCTTCTTTGGACATTCTTGTGGGAGGAATACAA AGTGTGACACTTGGCGATGAAGAGGCCACAAGGAGAGGCGTCCAAAAGTCCATCCTTGAGAGAAAAGGCCCAGCAACATTTAACTGTGGTGTGGAAATTATGTCAAAAACTGAGCTGCGAGTCCATCGTAATCTGGAAGAAACAGTTGATAGTCTTCTTGCGG GTCGTTTCCCCACTTATGAGGTCCGCTGCCTAAATGCAAAACCATTTACACGTGAAGGGCCTAGTACTCTGAACAGTGAAATTTCACATGATGCAACAAcctggaaacaaaaaagaactaTTACTGATGATAATAATTGTGAGATAGATGGCAGGGATATTGCACGTGAGGAACCTATTGCTGAAAATACGACAAATACGGTGAAGGATTCCTACACAAAGAACATCCACATCTATCTTTATGTATACGGG CTTGTTGAGTCAAACATTCTGCAAGCACTCAAACTTCTACAGCTTGAGGACCTCGTAAATCTAACTGATGATATAAGCAAAGCAAATGCGTTGCTTGCCTTGCAATCCAAGCTGAAGAATTCACGCATCCAAGGAGTAGCAAGATCCCTTGACATTCCCATTCATGCAACAAAG GAAGCCAGACTAGCCATCGAGCACATTGTAATCCCGAAAGGACAGCAGGTGGAACTGCTTCCAAGACCAACAAAGATCATTGCCATGCAAATGGATCTTGTAAAAAGTTACCGGCTAAGTTCAGAGAAAGTTGGAAAGGAGCACAAAATGCGACTGAGAATTCTTCCATATCACGGGAAAGAAGTTGGTGCCAATGAACCTGGTAACGAATCTGAAAATGATGTGGACACTAACAGTACCGGTTACACAAAAAGTAGTCCTGACATAGACAGACTGCCAATTTTGCCGAATTAG
- the LOC116246819 gene encoding uncharacterized protein At4g18490 produces MDFSFDGGFQKFSSFKVDMSDLDFSSPSRKGQKTKESKAKQSEPEKVEQASESFTFNFDFNELDGFDLSSSLSEKNGDSGKHSLDTSSDSSVKHDQSVRSKLPNSVVLTPENNENDDHRNLCNKPMDKRTVPSGIIVEVDKGSSSYEKSPKSPDAIGDISLKTEADVLASREGPEKTGKLEEELGSKCSKEMKSPQSIKDSSHGSVCGNDSIHQTLQFSDIGGDHGPSSGKECSAIKGSSCLPSMQESMKSFPSHLRSVGRSEKFETVKELFVGKCSMELESPQTLLNSSPKGIHQNDRVHDTGPLDYVINARPAGEINGKQDPLMKKSAGSVLKTSTSSLLESLKHFPSKGATEAKSIKRFLDIPVVDVQGPKAVGQSKTEVEKSVAPDRQKIQANGEPFSITELNSVRAKFNKQKEASGKSSPYFLQKTAPKQICSSNEKSGIIQGLQNIDENSENTLQSSPRAEKSMSSLPEHDKYEKNCHTVGRAFSLFSRVKLNKELMTDPRADTGGTPDLKAALVHTPKQKESSSMLTNYYQCASRHVELATNYKTIGIKEAKVSVSENEKRPRSLSTLKLSRTLTTNGGEHVSKVQKEPKVDLKAPLKKAKTSIPEMAMSSSLYLKRKSLQGPSMRELTKSPLKHVIESPQIESRKRQRDSQIIEQKQVLDTVNVQPFSKDARHDLLSTPSISTETSTPDMEISTPMEDGSTIQKAEAYAKEIEDMCHKLTKMNEEAKELLVRAVVNNNFLLLLNHPKFEKKISLKNSIYKFWIVIYKHILVSQIFNT; encoded by the exons ATGGACTTTTCATTCGATGGAGGTTTCCAGAAGTTCTCTTCCTTCAAGGTTGACATGTCTGACCTGGACTTCTCAAGCCCTTCCAGAAAGGGACAAAAGACCAAGGAAAGCAAAGCCAAGCAATCTGAGCCAGAAAAGGTGGAACAAGCCAGTGAAAGCTTCACATTCAACTTTGATTTCAACGA GTTGGATGGGTTTGACTTATCTTCAAGTTTGTCAGAGAAGAATGGTGATTCTGGTAAACATTCACTTGACACAAGTTCTGACTCTTCCGTAAAGCATGACCAATCTGTTCGTAGTAAGTTGCCCAACAGTGTTGTCCTCACCccagaaaataatgaaaacgaTGATCATCGCAATTTATGCAACAAACCAATGGACAAAAGGACAGTACCATCAGGAATTATTGTGGAAGTTGACAAGGGTTCTTCTTCATACGAAAAGAGTCCTAAAAGTCCTGATGCTATTGGAGATATTTCTCTGAAAACAGAAGCAGATGTGCTAGCCAGCAGGGAAGGGCCAGAAAAGACTGGAAAGTTAGAGGAAGAGTTGGGGAGTAAATGCTCCAAAGAGATGAAGTCCCCACAGTCCATCAAGGATTCATCACATGGAAGTGTTTGTGGAAATGATTCAATTCATCAGACTCTTCAATTTTCAGATATTGGCGGCGACCATGGTCCAAGCAGCGGCAAAGAGTGCTCTGCAATAAAAGGTTCTAGTTGCCTCCCCTCTATGCAAGAGAGCATGAAGAGCTTTCCTTCACACCTAAGGAGTGTAGGAAGATCTGAAAAGTTTGAAACTGTGAAGGAACTGTTTGTAGGAAAATGCTCCATGGAACTTGAAAGTCCACAGACTCTGTTAAATTCGTCACCTAAAGgtattcatcaaaatgacagagTCCATGATACTGGTCCACTAGATTATGTCATCAATGCTAGGCCTGCTGGAGAGATCaatggtaaacaagacccactGATGAAAAAATCTGCTGGTTCAGTTTTGAAGACTTCTACTTCTTCATTGCTAGAGAGTTTGAAGCATTTTCCTTCAAAAGGTGCCACTGAAGCTAAGAGCATTAAAAGATTTTTGGACATACCAGTTGTTGATGTCCAAGGGCCTAAAGCAGTGGGACAAAGTAAAACTGAAGTTGAAAAGTCGGTTGCACCTGACAGGCAGAAGATACAAGCAAATGGTGAACCTTTTAGTATCACTGAACT GAACTCAGTAAGGGCAAAATTTAATAAGCAAAAAGAGGCATCCGGTAAAAGTTCTCCTTATTTCCTCCAGAAAACAGCTCCAAAGCAGATATGCAGTAGCAATGAGAAAAGTGGGATCATACA GGGGTTGCAAAACATTGATGAAAATTCAGAGAATACATTACAGAGCTCTCCTAGAGCTGAGAAAAGCATGTCATCCTTGCCAGAACATGATAAATATGAGAAAAACTGCCACACGGTTGG GCGGGCATTCTCTTTATTCTCCAGGGTGAAGCTCAATAAAGAGTTAATGACTGATCCTAGGGCTGATACTGGGGGAACTCCTGACCTTAAAGCAGCTCTTGTTCACACCCCAAAGCAAAAAGAATCATCTTCTATGCTTACAAATTATTATCAATGTGCATCACGACATGTAGAACTTGCAACAAATTACAAGACTATTGGTATAAAAGAAGCCAAGGTCTCTGtgtcagaaaatgaaaaaaggccAAGATCTCTTTCTACTTTAAAACTTTCAAG GACCCTTACAACAAATGGAGGTGAGCATGTTTCCAAAGTACAGAAGGAGCCCAAGGTAGACCTGAAGGCACCTctaaagaaagcaaaaactAGCATCCCAGAGATGGCTATGTCCTCTAGTCTATATCTGAAGCGGAAATCACTTCAG GGACCTAGTATGAGAGAGCTAACCAAAAGTCCTCTGAAGCATGTGATAGAATCTCCACAGATTGAAAGCAG GAAACGTCAGAGGGATTCCCAGATAATTGAACAAAAACAG GTACTAGATACGGTTAATGTGCAGCCATTTTCCAAGGATGCTAGGCATGATCTACTGTCAACACCATCTATTTCTACTGAAACAAGCACACCCGACATGGAAATTTCAACACCAATGGAGGATGGTAGCACCATTCAGAAAGCAGAAGCTTATGCTAAAGAGATTGAAGAT ATGTGCCATAAGCTCACAAAGATgaatgaagaagcaaaagaattgCTTGTTCGTGCTGTAGTCAACAACAATTTTTTGCTGCTGCTAAACCATCCAAAGTTTGAGAAGAAGATATCCTTAAAGAATTCTATTTACAAATTTTGGATAGTCATCTACAAACATATTCTGGTCTCACAGATTTTCAATACGTAA